The following are from one region of the Camarhynchus parvulus chromosome 3, STF_HiC, whole genome shotgun sequence genome:
- the PEX3 gene encoding peroxisomal biogenesis factor 3 produces the protein MLRSLWSFLKRHKKKCLVLGTFLGGVYLLGKYGQKKIREIQEREAAEYIAQARRQYHFESNQRTCNMTVLSMLPTLRDALMHQLNSESLTSLLKNRPANKLEIWEDLKIISFTRSIVAVYSTCMLVVLLRVQLNIIGGYIYLDNATLGKNGTTPLAPPEVQQQYLSSIQHLLGDGLTELITIVKQAVHKVFGSISLKQTLSLLELEQKLKDIREVVEHKDSDQIASYSPLCHYLMPDEENPLASQACGLTERDVATIKLLNETRDMLESPDFSTVLSTCLNRGFSRLLDNMAEFFRPSEKDLSQNSSVNSLSSVSLPLAKIIPIINGQIHSVCSETPSHFVQDLLMMEQVKDFAANVYEAFSTPQQLEK, from the exons GAGTCTATTTACTGGGAAAATATGGgcagaagaaaatcagagaaatccAGGAACGAGAGGCAGCTGAGTACATTGCCCAGGCACGAAGGCAGTACCATTTTGAGAGTAATCAGAGGACGTGCAATATGACAG TACTGTCAATGCTTCCAACATTGAGGGATGCCTTAATGCATCAGTTAAACTCTGAGAGTCTCACATCTCTTCTTAAAAATAG GCCAGCCAACAAGTTAGAAATCTGggaggatttaaaaataataa GTTTCACCCGCAGCATCGTGGCTGTGTACAGCACCTGCATGCTGGTGGTTCTCCTGCGAGTGCAGCTGAACATCATCGGCGGTTACATCTACCTGGATAACGCCACACTTGGCAAGAACGGCACC acaCCACTAGCACCCCCTGAAGTCCAGCAGCAATATTTATCAAGCATTCAGCACCTTTTAGGAGATG GACTGACTGAGTTAATAACTATTGTTAAACAAGCTGTGCATAAAGTTTTTGGAAG tatTTCCCTTAAGCAGACCCTGTCTCTTCTGGAACTGGAACAGAAACTTAAAGATATCAGGGAAGTAGTGGAACATAAAGATTCGGATCAGATTGCATCTTATTCTCCCTTATGTCATTATTTGATGCCAGATGAAGAAAACCCTTTGGCTAGCCAG GCCTGTGGACTCACAGAAAGAGACGTTGCTACAATTAAATTACTGAATGAAACTAGAGATATGCTAGAAAG tccAGACTTCAGTACAGTTTTGAGCACATGTTTAAATAGAGGATTCAGTCGACTGCTGGACAATATGGCAGAATTTTTTAGACCTTCCGAAAAGGACCTTTCTCAAAATAGCTCTGTAAAtag TCTTTCCAGTGTCAGTCTTCCTTTAGCCAAGATAATTCCAATAATAAATGGACAGATCCATTCAGTATGCAGTGAAACACCCAGTCACTTTGTTCAG GACCTGTTGATGATGGAACAAGTGAAAGATTTTGCTGCTAATGTTTATGAAGCTTTTAGTACCCCTCAGCAACTAGAGAAATGA
- the FUCA2 gene encoding plasma alpha-L-fucosidase, translating into MSGPGGRAALALLLLGLPGLPQARPRYEPTWGSLDARPLPAWFDEAKFGVFIHWGVFSVPSFGSEWFWWYWQKEKREPYVKFMDANYPPGFSYEDFGPLFTAEFFDPNQWADILKASGAKYVVLTSKHHEGFTLWGSKYSWNWNAVDVGPKRDLVAELATSVRNRTDLHFGLYHSLFEWFNPLFLEDATNAFNTSKFPTSKSLPELYEIVTKYQPEIIWSDGDGNAPDTYWNSTGFLAWLYNDSPVRDTVVTNDRWGAGSICAHGGFYTCSDRYNPGRLLPHKWENCMTIDRGSWGYRRDARLRDYLPIEDLVKQLVETVSCGGNLLMNIGPTHDGRIAVVFEERLRQVGSWLEVNGEAIYGTKPWRAQNDTVTPGVWYTFTPKEGKVNAIFLNWPVSRILELGEPRAKPGETQVKLAGYRELLKWVALGEKGMVIALPQLTPQQMPCQWGWTLQLTDVD; encoded by the exons ATGTCGGGCCCGGGCGGGCGCGCCGCGCTGGcgttgctgctgctggggctgcccgggcTGCCGCAGGCCCGGCCCCGCTACGAGCCCACCTGGGGCTCGCTGGACGCCCGGCCGCTGCCCGCCTGGTTTGACGAGGCGAAGTTCGGCGTCTTCATCCACTGGGGCGTGTTCTCGGTGCCCAGCTTCGGCAGCGAGTGGTTCTg GTGGTActggcagaaggaaaagagagagccCTATGTGAAATTTATGGATGCAAATTATCCACCTGGCTTCAGCTATGAAGATTTTGGTCCTCTGTTTACAGCAGAATTCTTTGATCCCAACCAGTGGGCAGACATTCTGAAGGCTTCAGGTGCAAAATATGTTGTCTTAACTTCAAAACATCATGAGG gcTTTACTTTGTGGGGGTCCAAATATTCTTGGAACTGGAACGCTGTTGATGTGGGACCAAAGCGAGATCTTGTTGCTGAACTAGCAACATCTGTTAGAAACAGAACTGACTTGCATTTTGGGTTATACCATTCCCTGTTTGAATGGTTCAATCCTCTCTTCCTTGAGGATGCCACCAATGCCTTTAACACAAGCAAGTTTCCCACCAGTAAATCATTACCAGAACTCTATGAAATTGTGACCAAGTACCAGCCAGAAATAATTTGGTCTGATGGGGATGGAAATGCTCCAGATACTTACTGGAACAGCACTGGTTTCTTGGCTTGGCTGTATAATGACAG CCCGGTCCGGGACACGGTGGTGACCAATGACCGCTGGGGAGCGGGCAGCATCTGTGCCCACGGCGGCTTCTACACGTGCAGCGATCGCTACAACCCCGGGCGCCTCCTGCCCCACAAGTGGGAGAACTGCATGACCATCGACCGCGGCTCCTGGGGCTACCGCCGGGATGCGCGGCTCCGGGACTACCTCCCCATCGAGGACTTGGTGAAG CAACTTGTAGAAACAGTGTCCTGTGGAGGAAACCTCCTGATGAATATTGGACCCACCCACGATGGTCGCATCGCTGTTGTGTTTGAGGAGCGCCTGAGGCAGGTGGGCTCTTGGCTGGAGGTCAATGGAGAGGCCATCTATGGAACAAAACCATGGAGAGCACAGAACGACACTGTCACTCCTGGAGTCTG GTACACTTTCACCCCTAAAGAAGGGAAAGTCAACGCTATCTTCCTTAACTGGCCAGTCTCTAGGATTCTGGAACTTGGTGAGCCACGGGCTAAGCCTGGAGAAACACAG GTGAAGCTGGCAGGATACAGGGAACTGCTGAAATGGGTTGCcctgggagaaaagggaatGGTTATTGCTCTACCTCAATTGACTCCTCAGCAAATGCCATGTCAGTGGGGCTGGACCTTACAACTGACTGATGTAGACTGA